In Streptomyces sp. NBC_00704, a genomic segment contains:
- a CDS encoding erythromycin esterase family protein, whose product MAHDSSGFTGPIDPYEPHGSTDSTDSTSPLGSIHSAESSDSTDSTGFTGFTGPTGPTGPTGIEALARPVVAAAVVELLPARPRLLALGEPTHGEETLLDVRNDVFRGLVEEEGYRTIAVESDCLKGLVVDDWIASGTGPLDEVMERGFSHPDLGLGASAANRELVRWMRGFNAGRPASDRVRFAGFDGPLEITHAAGPGEALTALHAYLAAWVDADLLPCAADELDVLLGADDRWTEPAAMTDPYRSTGRSAEAGRLRLLADDLTSLLDAQSPHLIAATSRDAWERARLYARTATGLLRYHHAMADSSPARMARLCALRDAMMADNLLALAARGPVLVHAHHAHLQREKSTMRMWQGPVEWWSAGALVDARLGGEYAVLAIAVGTLRRRGVHVPPPDTVEGRLYALGRERCLVDAAGLAASLGGPPPAARVSPWFGYAPLDPAQLGTYDGIVFVKEVPHAGAGPESA is encoded by the coding sequence ATGGCCCACGACTCCTCCGGCTTCACCGGTCCGATCGACCCGTACGAACCGCACGGCTCGACCGACTCGACCGACTCGACCAGTCCCCTCGGCTCCATCCACTCCGCCGAGTCCTCCGACTCCACCGACTCCACCGGCTTCACCGGCTTCACCGGCCCCACCGGCCCCACCGGCCCCACCGGCATCGAGGCTCTGGCGCGGCCCGTGGTGGCCGCCGCCGTCGTGGAGCTGCTTCCGGCTCGGCCGCGGCTGCTCGCGCTGGGCGAGCCGACCCACGGCGAGGAGACGCTGCTCGACGTGCGCAACGACGTCTTCCGCGGGCTCGTCGAAGAGGAGGGCTACCGGACGATCGCGGTCGAGAGCGACTGCCTGAAGGGCCTGGTCGTGGACGACTGGATCGCCTCGGGCACGGGCCCGCTGGACGAGGTCATGGAACGCGGCTTCAGCCACCCCGACCTGGGGCTGGGCGCGTCCGCGGCCAACCGCGAGCTGGTGCGGTGGATGCGCGGGTTCAACGCCGGGCGGCCCGCGTCCGACCGGGTGCGCTTCGCCGGGTTCGACGGGCCGCTGGAGATCACCCACGCCGCGGGCCCCGGGGAGGCCCTGACCGCGCTGCACGCGTATCTCGCGGCGTGGGTGGACGCGGACCTGCTGCCCTGCGCGGCGGACGAGCTGGACGTCCTGCTGGGCGCCGACGACCGGTGGACCGAGCCCGCCGCGATGACGGATCCGTACCGCTCGACGGGGCGGTCGGCCGAGGCGGGCCGGCTGCGGCTGCTCGCCGACGACCTGACGAGCCTGCTCGACGCGCAGTCGCCGCACCTGATCGCGGCGACCTCGCGGGACGCGTGGGAGCGGGCGCGGCTGTACGCGCGCACCGCGACCGGCCTGCTCCGCTACCACCACGCGATGGCCGACTCCTCACCCGCCCGGATGGCGCGGCTGTGCGCGCTGCGTGACGCGATGATGGCCGACAACCTCCTCGCGCTCGCCGCCCGGGGCCCGGTCCTCGTCCACGCCCACCACGCCCATCTCCAGCGGGAGAAGAGCACGATGCGGATGTGGCAGGGGCCGGTGGAGTGGTGGAGCGCGGGCGCGCTGGTCGACGCCCGGCTCGGCGGGGAGTACGCCGTCCTGGCGATCGCTGTGGGCACCCTCCGGCGCAGGGGAGTGCACGTGCCGCCCCCGGACACCGTCGAAGGGCGCCTGTACGCACTGGGCCGGGAGCGCTGTCTGGTCGACGCGGCCGGGCTCGCCGCCTCGCTCGGCGGGCCGCCGCCCGCCGCCCGCGTCTCACCCTGGTTCGGTTACGCGCCGCTCGACCCCGCACAGCTCGGGACGTACGACGGGATCGTGTTCGTCAAGGAGGTGCCGCACGCCGGGGCCGGGCCCGAGAGCGCGTAG
- a CDS encoding TioE family transcriptional regulator, whose protein sequence is MGSKLQSGQRLRPVDLARPHGLSTQAVRNYEEAGILPAAERTPHGYRTYSSLHAAALRAFLALVPGHGRPTAAAIMRAVGEGAVDEALRLVDESHVQLRDDRRTLEAVERALRAPERGPAHEADGRRDQAAGFIGRLAAELGVRPATLRAWERAGLVSPRRDPRTGYRIYEEADARDARLAHQLRRGGYLLEQIAPLIARVREADGTEPLEAVLLDWRTRVSARGRAMLSGSAELEAYLRERG, encoded by the coding sequence ATGGGATCAAAGCTTCAAAGCGGGCAGCGGCTGCGGCCGGTCGACCTGGCCCGCCCGCACGGTCTGTCGACGCAGGCCGTCAGAAACTACGAGGAGGCGGGCATCCTCCCGGCCGCCGAGCGCACCCCGCACGGTTACCGCACGTACAGCTCGCTGCACGCGGCGGCGCTGCGCGCCTTCCTGGCGCTGGTCCCCGGCCACGGTCGTCCGACGGCGGCGGCGATCATGCGGGCGGTCGGCGAAGGCGCCGTGGACGAGGCGTTGCGGCTGGTCGACGAGAGCCATGTCCAGCTCCGCGACGACCGGCGGACCCTGGAGGCGGTGGAGCGGGCCCTGCGCGCTCCGGAGCGGGGGCCCGCACATGAGGCCGACGGCCGCCGCGATCAGGCGGCCGGGTTCATCGGGCGGCTGGCGGCGGAGCTGGGCGTCAGGCCCGCGACGCTGCGCGCCTGGGAACGGGCCGGGCTGGTGAGTCCGCGCCGCGACCCACGCACCGGCTACCGGATCTACGAGGAGGCCGACGCGCGGGACGCCAGGCTGGCCCACCAGCTCCGGCGGGGCGGATACCTGCTGGAGCAGATCGCCCCGCTGATCGCCCGCGTACGGGAGGCCGACGGCACGGAGCCGCTCGAGGCCGTCCTCCTCGACTGGCGGACCCGGGTGTCCGCGCGGGGCCGGGCGATGCTTTCCGGATCGGCCGAACTGGAGGCGTACCTCCGCGAACGCGGGTGA
- a CDS encoding Gfo/Idh/MocA family protein: MRIGVIGTGRIGTIHANTLSRHREVGSLILTDANHARAQELALRLGETAAPGVDEIFRWGVDAVVITTATSAHAELIGRAARSGLPVFCEKPIALDLAGTLQAIAEVETAGTILQMGFQRRFDAGYTGAREAVRSGRLGRLHTIRALTSDESAPPAAWLPVSGGIYRDALIHDFDCLRWVTGREVTDVYAAGSDAGPAMFREAGDVDTAAVLLTLDDGALATATATRLNGAGYDVRMELAGELDQIVVGLDDRTPIASTEPTGPPAADKPWSGFLERFGPAYEAELNAFVDVVRGSRPNPCDGREALQALRIAEACEVSRRERRAVALAEIPAATSPTG, encoded by the coding sequence ATGCGCATCGGGGTCATCGGGACGGGCCGCATCGGCACCATTCATGCGAACACACTCAGCCGTCACCGCGAGGTCGGATCCCTCATCCTGACGGACGCGAACCACGCGCGGGCGCAGGAGCTGGCGCTGCGCCTGGGCGAGACGGCCGCGCCCGGGGTCGACGAGATCTTCCGGTGGGGCGTGGACGCCGTGGTGATCACGACGGCGACCTCGGCCCACGCCGAACTGATCGGTCGGGCAGCACGCTCGGGCCTGCCGGTCTTCTGCGAGAAGCCCATCGCCCTCGACCTGGCCGGGACCTTACAGGCGATCGCCGAGGTCGAGACCGCCGGAACGATCCTTCAGATGGGCTTCCAGCGCCGCTTCGACGCGGGGTACACGGGCGCCCGGGAGGCGGTGCGCTCGGGCCGGCTGGGCCGGCTGCACACGATCCGGGCGCTGACGTCCGACGAGTCGGCGCCACCGGCGGCCTGGCTGCCGGTGTCCGGCGGGATCTACCGGGACGCGCTGATCCACGACTTCGACTGTCTGCGCTGGGTGACCGGGCGGGAGGTGACCGACGTCTACGCCGCCGGGTCCGACGCCGGGCCCGCGATGTTCCGCGAGGCGGGCGACGTCGACACGGCGGCCGTGCTGCTCACCCTCGACGACGGCGCGCTCGCCACGGCGACGGCGACACGGCTGAACGGCGCGGGCTACGACGTCCGGATGGAACTGGCCGGGGAGCTGGACCAGATCGTCGTGGGTCTGGACGACCGCACGCCGATCGCGTCCACCGAGCCCACGGGCCCGCCGGCCGCGGACAAGCCGTGGTCAGGTTTCCTGGAACGCTTCGGGCCCGCGTACGAGGCGGAGCTGAACGCCTTCGTGGACGTGGTCAGGGGTTCGCGCCCCAATCCGTGCGACGGTCGCGAGGCCCTTCAGGCCCTGCGGATCGCGGAGGCGTGCGAGGTGTCCCGGCGCGAACGCAGGGCCGTCGCCCTCGCGGAGATTCCGGCGGCGACGTCGCCGACGGGGTGA
- a CDS encoding GntR family transcriptional regulator, translating into MQLELRVDRTSPVPLYFQLAQQLEAAIEHGSLTPGSLLGNEIELAARLGLSRPTVRQAIQSLVDKGLLVRRRGVGTQVVHSQVKRPLELSSLYDDLEAAGQRPATTVLVNTVVQASAEVAAALAVAEGSDVHRVERLRLAHGEPMAYLCNHLPSGLLDLDTDQLQATGLYRLMRTAGITLHSARQSIGARAATPAEAERLAEVEGAPLLTMQRTTFDDTGRAVEFGDHIYRPTRYSFEFQLLVRP; encoded by the coding sequence GTGCAGCTGGAACTACGTGTGGACCGAACCTCCCCGGTGCCGTTGTACTTCCAGCTGGCGCAGCAGCTGGAGGCCGCGATCGAGCACGGATCGCTCACCCCCGGCAGCCTCCTGGGCAACGAGATCGAGCTGGCGGCACGGCTCGGCCTGTCCCGGCCGACCGTCCGCCAGGCGATCCAGTCGCTGGTCGACAAGGGCCTGCTGGTGCGCCGCCGGGGCGTCGGCACGCAGGTCGTGCACAGCCAGGTCAAGCGCCCCCTGGAGCTGAGCAGCCTCTACGACGATCTGGAGGCGGCCGGCCAGCGGCCCGCGACGACGGTCCTGGTCAACACCGTGGTCCAGGCGTCCGCCGAGGTCGCGGCCGCGCTCGCGGTCGCCGAGGGCAGCGACGTCCACCGGGTGGAGCGGCTGCGGCTGGCGCACGGCGAGCCGATGGCCTACCTGTGCAACCACCTGCCGTCCGGCCTGCTCGACCTCGACACCGACCAGTTGCAGGCCACCGGGCTGTACCGCCTGATGCGGACCGCGGGCATCACCCTGCACAGCGCCCGCCAGTCGATCGGCGCGCGCGCCGCCACCCCCGCCGAGGCCGAGCGGCTCGCCGAGGTCGAGGGCGCCCCGCTGCTGACCATGCAGCGCACGACCTTCGACGACACGGGCCGCGCGGTCGAGTTCGGCGACCACATCTACCGTCCGACCCGCTACTCCTTCGAGTTCCAGCTGCTCGTCCGCCCCTGA
- a CDS encoding ROK family glucokinase, translated as MSTYGNFSAPIGSRRAPALRTVGTRERRSHLTAPRVPTVGIDIGGTKVMAGVVDADGNILEKIRTETPDKSKSPKVVEDTIAELVLDLSDRHDVHAVGIGAAGWVDADRNRVLFAPHLSWRNEPLRDRLTGRLSVPVLVDNDANTAAWAEWRFGAGRGEDHLVMITLGTGIGGAILEDGQVKRGKYGVAGEFGHMQVVPGGHRCPCGNRGCWEQYSSGNALVREARELAAADSPVAYGIIEHVKGNIGDITGPMITELAREGDAMCIELLQDIGQWLGVGIANLAAALDPSCFVIGGGVSAADDLLISPARDAFKRQLTGRGYRPEARIVRAQLGPEAGMVGAADLARLVARRFRRAKRRRVERFERFERFTEAARRTQDTA; from the coding sequence ATGAGCACCTACGGCAACTTCAGCGCCCCCATCGGCTCCCGCCGCGCCCCCGCACTTCGCACGGTGGGCACGAGGGAGCGCCGCTCGCACCTCACCGCGCCCCGCGTGCCGACCGTCGGCATCGACATCGGCGGCACCAAGGTGATGGCGGGGGTCGTCGACGCCGACGGCAACATCCTGGAGAAGATCCGCACGGAGACCCCGGACAAGTCCAAGAGCCCGAAGGTCGTCGAGGACACGATCGCCGAACTCGTCCTGGACCTGTCCGACCGGCACGACGTGCACGCCGTGGGCATCGGCGCGGCCGGCTGGGTCGACGCCGACCGCAACCGCGTCCTGTTCGCCCCCCACCTGTCCTGGCGCAACGAGCCGCTGCGCGACCGGCTCACCGGCCGCCTGTCGGTGCCCGTCCTGGTCGACAACGACGCCAACACCGCGGCCTGGGCGGAATGGCGCTTCGGCGCGGGCCGCGGCGAGGACCACCTCGTCATGATCACGCTCGGCACCGGCATCGGCGGCGCCATCCTGGAGGACGGCCAGGTCAAGCGCGGCAAGTACGGCGTCGCCGGCGAGTTCGGCCATATGCAGGTCGTCCCCGGCGGCCACCGCTGCCCGTGCGGCAACCGCGGCTGCTGGGAGCAGTACAGCTCCGGCAACGCGCTGGTCAGGGAGGCGCGCGAGCTGGCCGCGGCCGACTCCCCGGTGGCCTACGGGATCATCGAGCACGTCAAGGGCAACATCGGCGACATCACCGGCCCGATGATCACCGAGCTGGCCCGCGAGGGCGACGCCATGTGCATCGAGCTGTTGCAGGACATCGGGCAGTGGCTCGGCGTCGGCATCGCCAACCTGGCCGCCGCGCTCGACCCGTCCTGCTTCGTGATCGGCGGCGGCGTCTCGGCCGCCGACGACCTGCTGATCAGCCCCGCGCGCGACGCCTTCAAGCGCCAGCTCACCGGCCGCGGCTACCGTCCCGAGGCGCGGATCGTGCGCGCCCAGCTCGGCCCCGAGGCCGGCATGGTCGGGGCCGCGGACCTGGCCCGTCTGGTCGCCCGCCGCTTCCGGCGGGCCAAGCGGCGGCGCGTGGAGCGCTTCGAGCGCTTCGAACGGTTCACCGAGGCGGCCCGCCGCACCCAGGACACGGCCTGA
- a CDS encoding sugar kinase: protein MTPSLPHQAASPAEPSRPPEDRRHVIRRRAITLLIIVLLIGVPAGYLVISANQSRDSGKDKEEKYSATGLTEGWPSKIQRRLYQVPIPHPSNQVAYYETNNWKTSRLYVQFQTTHLGLDEFLAHIGVSRADLKKGDIAISARDQEITGWKFSGPGSRPGDYFGLVRGRKNPDPTLDVVVNTGNATYPFVYVVSRTVP, encoded by the coding sequence ATGACACCCTCGCTGCCCCACCAGGCCGCGTCCCCGGCCGAGCCCTCCCGCCCGCCGGAGGACCGTCGGCACGTGATCCGCCGCAGAGCGATCACCCTGCTGATCATCGTGCTGCTCATCGGCGTGCCCGCCGGCTATCTGGTGATCTCCGCCAACCAGAGCCGTGACAGCGGCAAGGACAAGGAGGAGAAGTACTCGGCGACCGGCCTGACCGAGGGCTGGCCCTCGAAGATCCAGCGCCGGCTGTACCAGGTGCCGATCCCGCATCCCTCGAACCAGGTCGCCTACTACGAGACGAACAACTGGAAGACCAGCCGTCTCTACGTCCAGTTCCAGACGACCCACCTGGGCCTCGACGAGTTCCTCGCGCACATCGGCGTCAGCCGCGCGGACCTGAAGAAGGGCGACATCGCCATCAGCGCCCGCGACCAGGAGATCACCGGCTGGAAGTTCTCCGGCCCCGGCTCCCGCCCCGGCGACTACTTCGGCCTCGTCCGCGGCCGGAAGAACCCCGACCCGACGCTGGACGTGGTGGTGAACACGGGCAACGCGACGTACCCCTTCGTCTATGTGGTCTCACGCACCGTCCCGTGA
- a CDS encoding DEAD/DEAH box helicase: MSALLDGTARAEPGSVRVRLAAVFLPGPLPREGRIALWDPADAPLPQAADAERTELTVVRQHGSSIRRGQVPALSLPLDEALPLLVRARHDPASHPATACWGAAALHALRLTARGRLLPGLTPTGHDAWRAGPLDPEDIAHLRAIAAALPAEGHAVPLPGAGALRLPQPEALMRSFLDAVADTLPRTPAAPHACGKPFADRRPHRLPGAHDWAAEVAAGMDAGVRISLRLDLSAYDMFDAGDDGRSRGAGAAIVQVHSLADPTLVTDAAALWAGEADAAFGARARVDAALAVRRAARVWPPLARLADQDAPDVLALSEDELNDLLGVAATRLAAAGVAVHWPRDLAQDLSAAAVVRPAPGSATDGTGFFESEDLLQFRWQLALGGDPLSEAEMDMLAEAHRPVVRLRDQWVLVDPALVRKARKRELGLLDPVDALSAALTGTAEVDGESVEAVPVGALAVLRDRLTAGVLPAEPPAGLDATLRDYQLRGLAWLDLMTSLGLGGCLADDMGLGKTITVIALHLKRARTEPTLVVCPASLMGNWQREINRFAPGVPVRRFHGPDRSLADLPGGFVLTTYGTMRSAAPALAGRAWGMVVADEAQHVKNPYSATAKALRTIGTPARVALTGTPVENNLSELWALLDWTTPGLLGPLKSFRARHARAVENGEDDQAVERLARLVRPFLLRRRKSDPGIVPELPPKTETDHPVPLTREQAALYEAVVRESLLAIETADGIARRGLVLKLLGALKQICDHPALYLKETGASTGDALAARSGKLALLDELLDTLLAEDGSALVFTQYVTMGRLITAHLAARAIPVEMLHGGTPVPERERMVDRFQDGATPVLVLSLKAAGTGLNLTRAGHVVHFDRWWNPAVEEQATDRAYRIGQTQPVQVHRLITEGTVEDRIAEMLQAKRALADAILGTGESALTELTDRELSDLVRLRREA; the protein is encoded by the coding sequence ATGAGCGCGCTGCTCGACGGCACCGCGCGGGCGGAGCCCGGCTCCGTCCGCGTACGGCTCGCCGCCGTCTTCCTGCCCGGCCCCCTCCCGCGCGAGGGCCGCATCGCGTTGTGGGACCCGGCCGACGCCCCGCTGCCCCAGGCGGCGGACGCGGAGCGCACGGAACTCACCGTGGTCCGCCAGCACGGCTCCTCGATCCGCCGCGGGCAGGTCCCCGCCCTGTCACTGCCGCTCGACGAGGCGCTCCCGCTGCTCGTGCGCGCCCGCCACGACCCCGCCTCCCACCCCGCGACCGCCTGCTGGGGCGCGGCCGCGCTGCACGCCCTGCGGCTCACCGCCCGGGGCCGTCTGCTGCCCGGCCTGACGCCCACCGGACACGACGCCTGGCGGGCCGGCCCGCTCGACCCGGAGGACATCGCCCACCTGCGCGCGATCGCCGCCGCGCTCCCCGCGGAGGGCCACGCCGTGCCGCTCCCCGGCGCGGGCGCGCTCCGGCTGCCGCAGCCGGAAGCGCTCATGCGGTCCTTCCTGGACGCGGTCGCGGACACCCTGCCCCGCACCCCCGCCGCACCGCACGCCTGCGGGAAACCCTTCGCCGACCGTCGGCCCCACCGTCTGCCGGGCGCGCACGACTGGGCCGCCGAGGTCGCCGCCGGCATGGACGCGGGCGTGCGGATCTCGCTGCGCCTCGACCTTTCCGCGTACGACATGTTCGACGCCGGTGACGACGGCCGCTCGCGCGGCGCGGGCGCGGCGATCGTGCAGGTGCACAGCCTCGCCGACCCCACCCTGGTGACGGACGCGGCGGCGCTGTGGGCGGGCGAGGCCGACGCCGCCTTCGGGGCACGCGCCCGCGTGGACGCGGCTCTCGCCGTCCGCCGTGCCGCCCGTGTGTGGCCGCCCCTCGCCCGCCTCGCCGACCAGGACGCGCCGGACGTCCTGGCCCTGTCCGAGGACGAGCTGAACGACCTGCTCGGGGTGGCGGCCACCCGGCTCGCGGCGGCCGGGGTCGCCGTGCACTGGCCGAGGGACCTGGCGCAGGATCTCAGCGCGGCCGCCGTGGTGCGGCCCGCCCCCGGTTCGGCGACCGACGGCACCGGGTTCTTCGAGAGCGAGGACCTCCTGCAGTTCCGCTGGCAGCTGGCGCTCGGCGGCGATCCGCTGAGCGAGGCCGAGATGGACATGCTGGCGGAGGCGCACCGCCCGGTCGTCCGGCTCCGCGACCAGTGGGTCCTGGTGGACCCGGCGCTCGTGCGCAAGGCCCGCAAGCGCGAACTGGGCCTGCTGGACCCGGTGGACGCCCTGTCCGCCGCCCTCACCGGCACCGCCGAGGTCGACGGCGAGAGCGTCGAGGCCGTGCCCGTCGGCGCCCTGGCCGTCCTGCGCGACCGCCTCACCGCCGGGGTGCTGCCCGCCGAGCCGCCCGCCGGTCTGGACGCCACCCTCCGCGACTACCAACTGCGCGGACTGGCCTGGCTGGACCTGATGACGTCCCTCGGCCTCGGCGGCTGTCTCGCCGACGACATGGGCCTCGGCAAGACGATCACCGTCATCGCCCTGCACCTCAAGCGGGCCCGCACCGAACCCACCCTGGTGGTCTGCCCGGCCTCCCTGATGGGCAACTGGCAGCGCGAGATCAACCGCTTCGCGCCCGGCGTGCCCGTGCGCCGCTTCCACGGCCCCGACCGCAGCCTGGCCGACCTGCCGGGCGGCTTCGTCCTCACCACGTACGGCACGATGCGCTCGGCGGCCCCCGCCCTCGCCGGACGCGCCTGGGGCATGGTCGTCGCGGACGAGGCCCAGCACGTCAAGAACCCCTACTCGGCGACCGCGAAGGCGCTGCGCACCATCGGTACTCCCGCGCGCGTGGCCCTGACCGGCACGCCCGTGGAGAACAACCTCTCCGAACTGTGGGCCCTGCTCGACTGGACGACCCCGGGCCTCCTCGGCCCCCTGAAGTCCTTCCGCGCCCGGCACGCGCGCGCCGTCGAGAACGGCGAGGACGACCAGGCGGTGGAGCGCCTCGCCCGCCTGGTGCGCCCGTTCCTCCTGCGCCGCAGGAAGTCCGACCCGGGCATCGTGCCCGAGCTGCCGCCCAAGACCGAGACGGACCACCCGGTGCCGCTCACCCGCGAACAGGCGGCGCTGTACGAGGCGGTCGTGCGCGAGTCCCTGCTGGCGATCGAGACGGCGGACGGCATCGCCCGGCGCGGCCTGGTGCTGAAGCTCCTCGGCGCGCTGAAGCAGATCTGCGACCATCCCGCGCTCTACCTCAAGGAGACCGGCGCGTCGACCGGCGACGCCCTGGCCGCCCGCTCCGGCAAGCTCGCCCTGCTGGACGAACTGCTGGACACCCTCCTCGCGGAGGACGGCTCGGCCCTCGTCTTCACCCAGTACGTCACCATGGGCCGTCTGATCACCGCCCACCTCGCCGCCCGCGCGATCCCGGTCGAAATGCTCCACGGCGGCACGCCGGTGCCGGAACGGGAACGGATGGTGGACCGTTTCCAGGACGGCGCGACCCCGGTCCTGGTCCTCTCCCTGAAGGCCGCCGGCACCGGCCTCAACCTGACCCGCGCGGGCCATGTCGTCCACTTCGACCGCTGGTGGAACCCGGCGGTGGAGGAACAGGCCACGGACCGCGCCTACCGCATCGGCCAGACCCAGCCCGTCCAGGTCCACCGCCTGATCACCGAGGGCACGGTCGAGGACCGCATCGCCGAGATGCTCCAAGCCAAGCGCGCCCTGGCCGACGCGATCCTCGGCACCGGCGAGTCGGCCCTGACCGAACTCACCGACCGTGAGCTGTCCGACCTCGTCAGGCTCCGGAGGGAGGCGTGA
- a CDS encoding SWIM zinc finger family protein, which translates to MRRALRAARERRGEPQPSRTVKGTQGQSPETPSATERTLARPQGRRADGPLPATGGRRTDPSPEDSAPSPADAVRAALRRTAGNPATPPTAPTPAAASAPQTPSTAGSSSLGAPGPIAPDHTADGRTASEGDDRPAAPVVSAAPTSPSSRVPAGPRPGDVAREALRAARAQARQGAKETEAGETTTETATESTTETATETRETGRAGERAGREREGARTGPRIRPRPRPERGLAGDRIQGQAPDPVARERARAVRDVLAGAFRMPTDEPAEPDTDVPSTIAEPADGSPAAETRAAMPGVPTSPPPPHVTDPVAPSRPGRPPTASGATAASETVPSETAPSPTPSSSSPTPTPTPTPMPTPTPSTAPPTAAPATAAQAASTPSVIQGNAPARPVEAARAPRSMAAPSRDGDHRRTFPAFPPRAGGAFAETWWGNAWVAALEEGALDVKRLARGRGYAEQGNVDAITVTPGLVLAYVQGSRPRPYRVQVRLRTLGGDAWERFLDAAVERPGHIAALLDKEMPESLADCGVPLLPGPGDLEPQCSCPDRGHPCKHAAALCYQTARLLDADPFVLLLLRGRGEREVLDALSRRNAVRAARAAQEQEGQPEPLAGVRAAEVLAERRLPPLPAPLPPPAHPEQPPAYPSAPNGPDAFALDHLATDAAARAHTLLTTGRDQIGGLTLWQDAVRLAASRPGSGLTAATRSLYASLASAAGRTPSELARAVAAWRQGGPDGLTVLEETWDPPAGRFDRARPLLLAADLPAFRPRRNHLTHPRGHVQLRYGQDGLWYAYESEPGEDDWWPRGTPDSDPVGALTGLGASDDL; encoded by the coding sequence GTGCGCCGTGCGCTGAGGGCGGCCCGGGAGCGCCGAGGGGAACCCCAGCCGAGCCGGACCGTGAAGGGGACGCAGGGGCAGTCGCCGGAGACACCCTCCGCAACGGAACGCACGTTGGCGCGGCCTCAGGGGCGCCGGGCAGACGGACCCTTGCCCGCGACCGGGGGGCGGCGCACCGACCCGTCGCCCGAGGACTCGGCGCCGAGCCCGGCCGACGCGGTGCGCGCGGCCCTGCGCCGCACGGCCGGCAACCCGGCGACACCTCCCACGGCTCCCACCCCGGCCGCCGCTTCCGCCCCGCAGACGCCGTCAACCGCCGGTTCCTCGTCCCTAGGTGCCCCGGGGCCCATCGCACCTGACCACACCGCAGACGGGCGCACGGCGTCGGAGGGGGACGACCGGCCCGCCGCGCCCGTCGTGTCCGCCGCGCCCACCTCGCCGTCCTCACGTGTCCCGGCCGGGCCGCGCCCCGGGGACGTCGCCCGCGAGGCGCTGCGCGCGGCCCGCGCGCAGGCCCGGCAGGGTGCGAAGGAGACGGAGGCGGGGGAGACGACGACGGAAACGGCGACGGAATCGACGACGGAAACGGCGACGGAAACACGGGAAACGGGCCGGGCGGGGGAACGGGCCGGACGTGAGCGCGAGGGCGCGCGCACCGGTCCCCGAATCCGCCCCCGTCCCCGCCCGGAGCGCGGCCTTGCGGGAGACCGCATCCAGGGGCAGGCCCCCGATCCGGTGGCCCGTGAACGCGCGCGTGCGGTGAGGGATGTGCTCGCGGGCGCGTTCCGGATGCCGACCGACGAGCCGGCCGAGCCGGACACCGACGTGCCGTCCACGATCGCGGAGCCGGCTGACGGCTCTCCGGCCGCGGAAACGAGGGCGGCGATGCCGGGCGTCCCGACGAGCCCGCCCCCTCCTCACGTCACCGATCCGGTCGCGCCTTCACGCCCAGGACGTCCGCCGACTGCGTCCGGGGCGACCGCGGCGTCGGAGACCGTGCCTTCGGAGACCGCGCCTTCACCGACGCCGAGCTCATCCTCGCCGACTCCGACTCCGACTCCGACTCCGATGCCGACGCCGACGCCGAGTACGGCCCCGCCGACCGCAGCCCCGGCGACCGCAGCCCAGGCTGCCTCGACCCCGTCAGTCATCCAGGGCAACGCCCCGGCCCGGCCCGTCGAGGCGGCTCGGGCGCCCCGTTCCATGGCCGCCCCCTCGCGGGACGGCGATCACCGCCGTACGTTCCCCGCGTTCCCGCCCCGCGCCGGCGGGGCCTTCGCCGAGACCTGGTGGGGCAACGCCTGGGTTGCGGCCCTGGAGGAGGGCGCCCTGGACGTCAAGCGGCTGGCTCGTGGACGCGGTTACGCCGAGCAGGGAAACGTGGACGCGATCACGGTCACCCCCGGGCTGGTCCTGGCGTACGTGCAGGGCAGCCGTCCGCGCCCCTACCGGGTGCAGGTCCGGCTGCGCACCCTGGGAGGCGACGCCTGGGAGCGTTTCCTGGACGCCGCCGTCGAGCGCCCCGGACACATCGCGGCGCTGCTCGACAAGGAGATGCCCGAGTCCCTCGCCGACTGCGGCGTGCCGCTGCTGCCCGGCCCCGGCGACCTGGAACCGCAGTGCAGTTGCCCCGACCGCGGTCACCCCTGCAAGCACGCGGCCGCCCTCTGCTACCAGACGGCGCGTCTCCTCGACGCGGACCCCTTCGTGCTGCTTCTGCTGCGCGGCCGCGGGGAACGCGAGGTGCTCGACGCGTTGTCGCGCCGCAACGCGGTCCGTGCGGCGCGGGCCGCGCAGGAGCAGGAGGGGCAACCGGAGCCCCTGGCGGGCGTGCGGGCGGCGGAAGTCCTCGCCGAACGCCGGCTCCCGCCCCTCCCGGCCCCGCTGCCCCCGCCGGCGCACCCCGAGCAGCCCCCGGCCTACCCGTCCGCCCCGAACGGGCCCGACGCCTTCGCCCTGGACCATCTCGCGACGGACGCGGCGGCCCGCGCGCACACGCTGCTGACCACCGGTCGCGACCAGATCGGCGGACTGACGCTCTGGCAGGACGCGGTACGGCTCGCCGCCTCCCGCCCCGGTTCCGGGCTCACCGCCGCCACCCGGTCCCTCTACGCCTCCCTCGCCTCCGCCGCCGGCCGCACCCCCTCCGAGCTGGCGCGCGCGGTGGCCGCCTGGCGGCAGGGCGGTCCGGACGGGCTGACCGTCCTGGAGGAGACCTGGGATCCGCCGGCGGGCCGCTTCGACCGGGCCCGCCCGCTGCTGCTCGCCGCCGACCTGCCCGCCTTCCGCCCGCGTCGCAACCACCTCACCCACCCGCGCGGTCACGTCCAGCTCCGCTACGGACAGGACGGGCTGTGGTACGCGTACGAGTCGGAGCCGGGCGAGGACGACTGGTGGCCCAGAGGCACCCCCGACTCCGACCCGGTGGGCGCGCTCACCGGCCTCGGCGCCTCGGACGACCTCTGA